One window from the genome of Salvia splendens isolate huo1 chromosome 9, SspV2, whole genome shotgun sequence encodes:
- the LOC121747869 gene encoding uncharacterized protein LOC121747869 translates to MASTSALSMALPLPRAFLKGNALRPSKPAAPVSNPTATLQVKASLKEKAVAGLTAAALTASMAVPDVAEAASSASPSLNNFLLSIAAGGVVLTAILGAVIGVSNFDPVKRG, encoded by the coding sequence ATGGCCTCAACTTCAGCTCTATCAATGGCGCTGCCGTTGCCCCGTGCCTTCCTCAAGGGCAACGCGCTCCGGCCCTCCAAGCCGGCCGCCCCGGTGTCCAACCCCACCGCAACACTCCAAGTCAAAGCTTCCTTGAAGGAGAAGGCCGTGGCTGGATTGACCGCCGCCGCATTGACCGCTTCCATGGCTGTCCCCGACGTCGCCGAGGCAGCCAGCAGCGCCTCGCCCTCTCTCAACAACTTCTTGCTCAGCATCGCCGCCGGTGGCGTAGTGCTCACCGCCATTTTGGGGGCTGTGATCGGCGTCTCCAACTTCGACCCTGTCAAGCGGGGCTGA